The following are encoded together in the Juglans microcarpa x Juglans regia isolate MS1-56 chromosome 2D, Jm3101_v1.0, whole genome shotgun sequence genome:
- the LOC121250450 gene encoding scarecrow-like protein 23, with amino-acid sequence MLQSLVPQSPISNPSNSSAMKSKRVDREYSSGDDATTKRMNFSNEASVSGEKTVDEREEGESIGLKLLGLLLQCAESVALEHLDEAADLLPEIAELSSPYGSSPQRVGAYFSHALQARVITSYLGTYWPLSSKTRTLTQSQKIFSALQSYNSISPLVKFSHFTANQAIFQALDGEEHVHVIDLDIMQGLQWPGLFHILASRNKKIRSMRVTGFGSSSDLLESTGKRLGDFASSLGLPFEFHPFEGKIGNVKDLSQLGVRPNEAIVVHWMQHCLYDITGSDLGTLKVLALLRPKLITIVEQDLSHGGGFLARFVEALHYYSALFDALGDGLGEDNLERHMVEQQLFGCEIRNIMAVGGPKRTGEEKVERWGEELRRVGFQPISLGGNPAAQASLLLGMFPWKGYTLVEDNGCLKLGWKDLSLLTASAWQPSN; translated from the coding sequence ATGCTTCAGAGCTTGGTTCCACAGTCCCCAATATCGAACCCTTCCAATAGCTCTGCGATGAAGTCGAAGCGCGTGGACCGCGAATACAGCTCCGGGGACGACGCGACGACGAAGCGGATGAATTTCTCCAACGAAGCGTCGGTCTCCGGCGAGAAGACCGTGGACGAAAGAGAGGAGGGTGAGTCCATCGGCCTGAAACTATTGGGGCTTCTGCTGCAGTGCGCCGAGAGCGTGGCCTTGGAGCACCTCGACGAGGCCGCCGATCTACTTCCCGAAATCGCCGAGCTCTCGTCTCCCTACGGCTCTTCCCCGCAGCGCGTCGGAGCCTACTTCTCCCACGCGCTCCAGGCTCGGGTGATCACCTCATACCTCGGCACCTACTGGCCGCTCAGCTCCAAAACTCGAACCCTCACTCAGTCGCAGAAAATCTTCTCCGCTCTGCAATCCTACAACTCCATCAGTCCCTTGGTCAAATTCTCACACTTCACAGCCAACCAAGCCATTTTCCAAGCATTGGACGGCGAAGAACACGTCCACGTCATCGATCTCGATATAATGCAGGGCCTCCAATGGCCCGGATTGTTCCACATCCTCGCCTCCCGAAACAAGAAGATCCGATCCATGCGGGTCACCGGGTTCGGATCCTCCTCTGATTTGCTGGAGTCGACCGGTAAGAGACTCGGGGACTTCGCGAGTTCGCTGGGGCTTCCGTTCGAGTTCCACCCGTTCGAAGGTAAAATCGGGAATGTAAAAGATCTGAGTCAACTCGGGGTGAGGCCGAACGAGGCCATAGTGGTGCACTGGATGCAGCATTGTCTGTACGATATAACGGGGAGCGATTTGGGGACGTTGAAAGTGTTGGCTTTGTTGAGACCCAAACTGATCACAATCGTCGAACAGGATCTGAGCCACGGGGGAGGCTTTTTAGCCAGGTTCGTGGAGGCTTTGCATTACTACAGCGCGTTGTTCGACGCCCTTGGGGATGGATTGGGTGAGGATAACCTAGAGAGGCATATGGTGGAGCAGCAATTGTTTGGGTGCGAGATTAGGAACATCATGGCCGTTGGTGGGCCGAAGAGGACCGGAGAGGAGAAGGTGGAGAGGTGGGGAGAGGAGTTAAGGCGGGTCGGATTCCAGCCCATATCACTGGGGGGCAACCCGGCGGCCCAAGCTAGCTTGTTGCTTGGGATGTTCCCTTGGAAGGGTTATACATTAGTGGAGGATAATGGTTGCTTGAAGTTAGGTTGGAAGGATCTGTCATTGCTCACAGCCTCGGCATGGCAGCCGTCCAACTGA